Sequence from the Xenorhabdus nematophila ATCC 19061 genome:
AGAATTTATTAACCCCAGGAGCAATCCAACCGAACAACTCTTTTTCACGACCTTCAGCAAGCACTGAAACCAGAGTATGGAAGCGACCAAGATAATGTCGAACATCATCTGATTTTGTACCACAAAGCACAGAACCAGAAATAATGCGGTTTTCACCCTCTTTCAACTGATCTTGCGTTAATTCCTGCAAATCAGCGCCCAATCGGGTACGTACCAAACGCGGTGTTTTAACCTGAGGCCCTGCCAGAGATACCACGCGATCAGAGTAAAGTTCACCTGTAGTAAACAGTTTACCGATAGCAATGACATCCTGATAGCCTAAGTGCCATACTGTTTTTTGGGCATTAACAGGTTCAATGAAATGGATATGAGTGCCAACCAGCCCTGCCGGATGTGGCCCGACAAATTGGTTATAAGTAATTTGAGCGTTGTTTCCTGCGCTTGGGATATTTCCAGCACCGTGGCAGACGTGGACTTTTCCCTCTGTCAGTTTTGACAGAATATTCAGGCCATCAACAAAAGCCTCTTCCTGAGTTGCAATAACGACTAATGGGTCAGCAGCCAGTGGCTGAGTATCCATTGCCGTGACAAAGATTGCCTTTGGTGTGGAACCGGGTGCAGGAGTACGGCTGAAAGGACGTGTACGCAGTGCTGTCCACAATCCTGATTCAAGCAGGTTTTTTTCTACCTGTTCACGCGTCAGACCAGCAAGTTCTGGGCGATCATAACGATCAAACACCACTTTCTCATCGCCACTCAATTCAATCACAACAGATTGCAGGACACGGCGTTCACCACGCCCAATGGTGACGACTTTCCCACTTGCAGGACTCGTGAAAAAAACCCCTGGATTCTTCTTATCTTCAAAAAGAATTTGCCCTTTTTTGACATGCTCACCTTCCTTCACCAGCATAGAAGGACGCATTCCAACATATTCTTCACCTAGCAAGGCAACATGGCGAATTGTCGGACTGTCTTCTATCACTTGGGCAGGCGCTCCTGCTATCGGGAGGTTGAGTCCTTTTTTAATTTTAATCATAAGATTTGCACAAGTTTATCAGTTAAATCATATGCTACAGATTACCTGCGATATCCCCTTGGGTATTTCTTTAGGTAATGCGTAGCGACTTCAGTAATTAAAAATACCTTGAGCTATATATGTCTCAGGTTATTCACGCCGATAATCGTTACAATTTTCTCTTAATTTTCGCCAGCGGCAATTCTAACATTTCCCCTCGCTGACTGTCTGACTAATCGAGTGACTTAGTTCAAGCAAATAAGAATAATTTCCCTGCTAAATTGTTAACTATTCGAGAAAGACGAATATAATCTTCATTTTTCTCTACAGCAGAGTGGTTTTCAATCAAAAGATAACTTCACAGAGGCAGAATATCACTGTTATCTTTTACTCAAACTTCGTCAGAAATTGGCAGTTCTAAGACCCGATATTTTGTCAGTTTATTATCCTTGATTACTCTGGCGGACTTGGCCCTAAGATATTGACAGGTGATTTAAAAAGCCCCGAAGGGTTTTATCACGTTAGCCTTAAACAGTTAAAGCCGAATAGCCACTATTATCGTGCCATTAATCTAGGCTTTCCCAATGAATTTGATAAATCCAAAGGGTATTCCGGTAATAACTTAATGATTCATGGAGAATGTAAATCCATCGGCTGTTACGCCATGACGAATCGATATATGGACGAAATATATCAATATGCGGAAAGTGCATTTTATCATGGGCAACTTGCAATCAAGATCAATATTTATCCCTTCCGAATGACGCCACAAAATATGAGGCGATATAAAAACAATGACAATTTCCTGTTTTGGAAACAATTACAGCACGCCTATGAGTATTATTAGGAATAGTTGCATTAAATGACTCGCTCACCAAGATGAAATAACGCATAGCTGCCTGGTTCAATACGATGCCAAGTTTCATTCCCGGTTAAAGGTTGAGTGGCTATGACTGAGACGACATCCCCCGGTTGAGTATGTTGCTGAAAATCAATTTCAACATCCTGATCAAGTAATTTGGCCCTGCCAAAAGGAGCCCGGCGAGTGATCCAATGCAAATGAGTTGAACAATAAGCCATGACAAACTGCCCGTCTGACAACAGCATATTGAAAACCCCTTTTTTCCTCAGTTCGTCAGCCAGAGAAGCAATAAATCTAAATACGGCTGACCAGTTGGAAGGGCGTTTGGGATATTTCAGCGACAATTGATGTAATATCCAGCAAAATGCCCGTTCGCTGTCAGTCTCACCGACAGGGCGGTAATTGCCGGTTTTCAGGCTACGATATCCCTTCAATTGCCCATTATGGGCATAAGTCCAATACTTTCCCCATAGTTCACGAGTAAATGGATGAGTATTAACCAGAGAAACATTACCCCGGTTTGCCTGACGGATGTGCGCCACAATCACTTCTGATTTGATCGGATAGCCCTGCACAAATTGAGCCACCGGAGAGTAACAACTGGATTGGTGGTCTTTAAAGGTTCTGTATCCCAACCCTTCATAGAAGGTAACACCCCAACCGTCCTTATGGGGGCCGGTATACCCACCACGCTGAATAAGCCCACTCAGACTAAAAACGATATCTGTTGGCACATTGGCATTCATACCAAGTAATTCACACATTACCTACCCCTAACGCCTACTTCTAACCTAATCCTAACAAACTGCAATCAGGCTTTTATCATTTCTTTTTCAATCAATTGAATCAAGATATGAATCACTTTAATGTGAATTTCCTGAATACGATCCGCATATCCAAAATGCGGCACTCGAATTTCAACATCAGCCGTTCCTGCCATTTTTCCGCCGTCTTTACCCGTCAGAGTAATCACCTTCATGCCCTTGGCACGGGCAGCTTCTACTGCCTTGATGATATTGCCAGAATTTCCTGATGTTGAAATACCCAACAACACATCACCTTTCTGACCAACAGCTTCAAGATAGCGGGAAAAGACATAATCGTAACCAAAGTCATTGCTTACACAAGATAAGTGGCTAGGATCAGAAATAGCGATGGCAGGATACCCCGGACGATTTTCTCTGTAACGGCCTGTCAGTTCTTCCGCAAAATGCATAGCATCACAATGTGAACCACCATTACCACAAGAAAGCACTTTCCCACCGGCTTTGAACGAATCCGCCAGCAAAACAGCGGCTTTCTGAATGGCGTCAATATTTGCATCCTCATTGAGGAATTTAGCCAGCGTGTCTGCGGCTTCAGCTAGTTCACTACGGATCAGATCTTGATACATGGCTTCATACTCCTGAAAGGTCTTCGGGATTAATAACATCAATCACCCAGTGTAACGGATTCCCCCCCCTGAAAGAAGATATCATCGCACCTCAATGAAATTATCTCGTGTAAAACTGAAATGACTTTGTGAGCTAGATTGTAATTAGGATGTAAAGATATTGATAAATACATTTTCCTCATCTAAAACAGAAGGACATCACAACAGGTCAGACCTCTGACAAGTCAACCTGAGATTTACAGGAGTTTTACTATGACCGCTCTCAGCATTATTTTGTTTTTAGTCTTGATTGGCGGGCTTTGTTACCGCAAAGTCAGCCTGACTACCAGTAGCTTCCTGCTTGCTGCCTACACATTAGTGCTGGGCATCACCGGCCTTTGGAGTTACTGGTTGTTGTTACCACTGGCGATTGTCCTATTCCCTCTTATTTTTGCGCCAACACGTATCTCTCTATTCTCTGCACCCGGCTTAAAAGCTTTCCGTAAAGTCATGCCAAGCATGTCCACAACAGAAA
This genomic interval carries:
- a CDS encoding Na(+)-translocating NADH-quinone reductase subunit A codes for the protein MIKIKKGLNLPIAGAPAQVIEDSPTIRHVALLGEEYVGMRPSMLVKEGEHVKKGQILFEDKKNPGVFFTSPASGKVVTIGRGERRVLQSVVIELSGDEKVVFDRYDRPELAGLTREQVEKNLLESGLWTALRTRPFSRTPAPGSTPKAIFVTAMDTQPLAADPLVVIATQEEAFVDGLNILSKLTEGKVHVCHGAGNIPSAGNNAQITYNQFVGPHPAGLVGTHIHFIEPVNAQKTVWHLGYQDVIAIGKLFTTGELYSDRVVSLAGPQVKTPRLVRTRLGADLQELTQDQLKEGENRIISGSVLCGTKSDDVRHYLGRFHTLVSVLAEGREKELFGWIAPGVNKFSITRTTIGHFLKKKRFAFSTTTNGGERSMVPIGNYERVMPLDIMATHLLRDLLAGDTDGSQALGCLELDEEDLALCTYVCPGKYEYGPVLRDVLTKIELEG
- a CDS encoding class II glutamine amidotransferase, with product MCELLGMNANVPTDIVFSLSGLIQRGGYTGPHKDGWGVTFYEGLGYRTFKDHQSSCYSPVAQFVQGYPIKSEVIVAHIRQANRGNVSLVNTHPFTRELWGKYWTYAHNGQLKGYRSLKTGNYRPVGETDSERAFCWILHQLSLKYPKRPSNWSAVFRFIASLADELRKKGVFNMLLSDGQFVMAYCSTHLHWITRRAPFGRAKLLDQDVEIDFQQHTQPGDVVSVIATQPLTGNETWHRIEPGSYALFHLGERVI
- the lpcA gene encoding D-sedoheptulose 7-phosphate isomerase — translated: MYQDLIRSELAEAADTLAKFLNEDANIDAIQKAAVLLADSFKAGGKVLSCGNGGSHCDAMHFAEELTGRYRENRPGYPAIAISDPSHLSCVSNDFGYDYVFSRYLEAVGQKGDVLLGISTSGNSGNIIKAVEAARAKGMKVITLTGKDGGKMAGTADVEIRVPHFGYADRIQEIHIKVIHILIQLIEKEMIKA